The nucleotide sequence gtggtggtgagacagCTTGAAGTTGAGGATCTTCCAAAGGTGGTTGGGCCGGAGAGCTATGATAAGACGGGGTAAAGAACCAGTCATATGTAGCCATTTTCTCTTGGAACGAGTCGGGCCCATTATAAGGTGATCCCTGGAACGGAGACCCACTAGATATACTGATAGGGTGGCCCGGGGTTCCTGTTTGCATTTCCGGGTCGGGGTCATCATCCATTTCCATCTCCTGAGAGAAATGGTCCTCAGGGCCCAATGGGTTATAGCCGAGAAAGTCGTTAACATAGTCGGCTGGGTTGAACTGTCCCGGGGAGTAGGGGGAGTCAGAGTGATGAAACGAGTGAGATTGCAAAGAGTGATGCGACTGGTAAGACTCGTGCGAATGGTGAGATTGATGAGAGTGTTCGGGCTCGACTGGAGCAAATGGCCCAAAGGACGGGTGGAAAGAAGGCGATGAGCTGAGCGAGACTGAGTGTCTTGCCGGCTCGAAAGGTTGACCCCACATATCGTGAGAGTCGGAGGTGGAAAAGGACGCCGATGGAGTGCGTCTGTGTGATGGTCCAGCTGATGACGGTCCCCCACGCATGGGACCCTTGTCTCGTCCTCTTACTCTTGGAGGCATGATGGTAACTTCCAGTTGAAACAAGAAAACAAATATAAAACAAAACCTAATAACAGCAAAGGAAAAGTAAGGATGCatcctaggtcatttgcctagactcgagagtctaaggaatgtgcttattgtgtcattgagattaaacacaaaaggttagtgtttaattcactcaatgttggctctgataccaacctatcacaccccaatattccacgtGTTACCGGTGGGCgtggcggggagtatcgtgacgtagttgatatcatcattgtcaacacacacaataatatagcacaacggaaggctggtaaataaactattacaaaccatactgtctgtcgatGTTCGAGTATAAGaataatacagactggaatgtaataagatccacaggcggatcataaagtacaaagaaacaaaaactacagactccgggtatctatgggatttgcaagatcctctacaacaccctatagctccagcctatttcgataagtacctgtcaattcaatctttaggaaaatacgtcagtatacactggtaaatacaatttaactgactcgttttgaaaacatttaagaaaattgatttagatgcacatggcacaaatcttttataacttgggacaatctttattAAGATCTTGTATACAGCTTTACTTATTTGTCATACAAGTGGGGCCGGTTTGGatgccggacatgattaactgactcaccacttatagaacccacagaggagttatccccaacttgtgggtaatttaatatttagcatttgcatctgtcaggtgcatgcctacaccccgtgcataggtcgtggccattaataacttaaatgagccgaggatatccaggacacggtcgttaacccccaaatgtttatgttatcaaataatacagattaaaacgggtcatgcggatttattaaatcacaatctgacaaaataatcccatacccgaccaagcggtattaatataccgtatcccaagcccctatagggaaaataagttaaaagtatttacctgatgtagcagtaaattcctaagtttcttgaaaggcactttttaccggaagctataaatctgtatagaaggtttaatttatctattaggatgctaacgggtcgttatttaagtcaaagacttaaACCGGatagctagaaggaaaccttacggaCCTAAACGGTAAATTAAGCGGAGACCgagatagaatgtgatttagacccgacaaacttggatacttgtataatatgggtaaactaaacacattctggagaATGAGGTTTAAATGACAaagttaagcccgtttcggctattttacgtaaattAGTCACGTAAGCCGttccgaacgcgtaaatgcgtaacgggtaaccgaacaggctataaacaggtcttaatcattattatgctcaaaatatgttaatatatcagtagcatattaacatttatgcccaaaaagcaatttaaaccaaaataaatcCCATAAGGGCATTTCGGTAATTTTGATGCTCGtaaaagagtttatttataaaactgagttccaggtctgattagATTAATAAAAACATGTACTTTAATGTGTTACATCAGTAGGATACCTAATATATGAAAAATATACCCTTTATTACTAACTATGCACCgtaagggcgttttggtaattttacataggcttaaaaagggttaaaatagACTTCTGAGTTTTAAAACTTTAGTTTACTGTAATATCATGTAAATTGAGTTAAAACATCTGTAGGTTATGAGTTTTAAAGGATGAGTATAGTTTTGACTCATACTTGGTGCTAAAAACGCCTAAATGCGATTTAAAGGGCTAATATGGTAAAAATAAGAAATCtaatattttggtcagtttataaggttcaaaatattatatttatcatTTGGAATCAGTATCAAAAAGTTTGACATCAAAATGTTaagtaaaactcaatttatgcatgaaaagggtaaaaccggtaaTTACCGAAATTtggctataatcctatgttatgctcagcctaaaaataattaaaaatcttcaaaaatcccaaaatattatttaacatcattaggttaaaaagtttggtgtcaaaatcgggtttagataggccttATGCTAAATACGCCTTCTAATTACTAAAAagtcccttaattacgctattgagcataactcccaatctagacctcaaactgatgtcaaattttcgtgacatgtctaaatatcagtagcaaaggttttagttcattcacattgctaaaaatcttggttttatgtaaaaagggcattttaggcattaatgagcataattacgatcaagagcataaattacaaacgattaggcaccatgcaatataacttcagagtgttatactacaatgtaatgtggtcctaatggaagcttaaaacatggaagaattaagcttgaacgggtcagaactgaaagtcaaagcaaaagtcaagcttttgtgactttcggttataatctgcccttagactattaattgtcggattaggactgataaaacatgattATATAATAGTTACCAAGTCGTTAGAATGTTAAATTATAATTTAGAACCTttggtttattaattttaatcaaaTATGTAATTTcagtccagtttgactttttgtcaaactactttgacccgacattaaatcagtcaaacgagataattaggagacaccctttcaggggttaatcacctatactaatgtggtttcataaccactttcaatttgatcagtggttaaaCCACATGTAtctaaaacgaaagtcaaactgattaaacactaagtttgacttttaagtaattaagctaaattaaacaattaaacaagtaattagaagcttactaatggtcctagcaatcttttctacacttgtaaTCCACTTGTTACTGCTGAGAGCTCCAGAGAAAGTCCCACAATTGAATTGTTGCAAATGATGTTCAAGAATACAAGACTAGGCTTTTATTATATAGTGATTTCCATGGATTTAGATCACTTCCATGTGTTTTTGGCGGCCCTAGGATCAGCCCAGGTGTCCTAGCTAGTGAATTAAACCGACATATAGCTCCAAAGATCGTTACAACCTAGACTAAGGCGGTGGAACAGCCAAACCCGCACCTGGCATGAATTTTCTGTATCTGGTAAAACAAGTtttacagtttcagtccctgctcGTTTAAACCCCTTTTTAACTCCATTTTTGGCAATCAAGACCCTTGTAGTTAATTGCTTGGGGCCCAAAGATGTATAAACAAACTTCGTTAGGCTCTGGTTCGTTAAATGCCTCTAAGAaagcaagtttcatcaagttgacacttttagcccaaagtttagaaaacatgcttaacgatctcggaatcatgtgaaatttttatcacatattctcgggagtatatttgaatattacgaAGCCTCGGTTTCATTAAAAGGCCACTCAGAGGTCATaattgacatattgacacttttaacccttgtaatttataatcttccgattattttcacacACGGCTTCGTATACCCAATCAACCATCCAAttaagaatattttcttcacgtgtggtcattcagaggctcaagtttggcatgttgacactttcagtccttTCGTTTGCACATTTTCACttgttgtcaactttagtcccttaaacTCAATCTTTCGCATAAccggagtttaggacacgtgtctatgtataattggacacgtttttacgtggtgttacactGGGCTTGCCTGGAACTTTCCCTAATCTCTATTCCTTTTCTCTTATCTTTTGGATCCTCAGTCTTTACAACTTTCTGTACCGCTGGTTTCTTCCTACGCACACGCCTCCAACCTACAAGTCTTCTTCTCTTTTTCGGTTTTGGTTTTTCCTGCAGTTGGGCCTGAAACACCATTGGGTCTTCAACATCAGTCTGGTAGCCAGTGAAAGTGTCGGTAGTATCCATATCTGTGGTATGGATAGTAAAGTTTTGAAGGGCTTCTgatagttcattcatgctgttagcacacacgaagacgcacacaaccttaagttaaaattttgtaaattatatttttaataaaatcatAGAATGGCAAttagaaaaattaagtatttctaaatacttaattggcttaaatcagtggctctgataccacctttttcggtcacggcccccgacccggttttacccgtttcaggagccgcgggacagaaacccgtggtattgcttattttggcagcggaaattttaacaggatctttttaaaCTTGGAAATGCccaatttattttatttcatagtTCGGGACAacccccgtaatttacaataaagggaATTTCACGAGGAATCCctgattttacaaaacatgtttatttattttattgagccactacttcaagcttgttgGTGCTTCGTAGCACTTTCCCTTGATttacagtaggtcacctgaaacatattttcaaaaggttttatcagcaaggAAATACTAGCGAGTCATTCAAGTTGCACAatacgacacattgttataatatacagtattaagggtgattataatttttctatcaaccaattaccccaaatcggtatttgtcacttgacagtgtctgtgactatggtcagatcacccattggctaacccgatgtccaatggtgacgggtatcaagtaatgtatacaaaaccccacataccggcagtaattgaagattacaaagacttaatccctgtaattataactggaaaacatttagggttttgtaaagcattttgataaaaagagaatgactcacattgcagatttagacGGGCAGTGTTTAGCCTACTGAGTTTAGCCTAGTTAACCTAATTCaaataataatgcacacgaaaactaggtcagtaacttaatacaactttTACGACAACTCACGAGATCCAAAAccttcacgacgaatgacaaagtatagcccaaatacgggcaacacttaaacatccatcggattggtTTTTATCGATCGGACATTAAATCGTAGCAGTGAtcaagttattaccctgttatcgtgGCAGAtttttgtgtttgtgtgtgtttttggagtAAACAGACGATATCTCAGCGTACAAATTGAATTTTAACTTCGAACCAACGCCAATGCCCTACATTTATACTGAAAAATtggctccctcgcgtggcgcgagagccTGTCGCGTGGCACGAGGGCACCCCCTCTAGCATAGGGTTGCCTCGTGTCTAActagcttgggtgagttgacgGTTTGTTAAAATTCGATTTCTACGGCGAACTGTTTAGATAATACTAAttagggaataccccccccccctgagttttagggggccctgatcctgattccaactgttctgaaaattttaggggccATGCAATATTACTTGGGGGTCTCAGTTAGGGTTTCCTATTGAAcataataaataagaaataataaTTTTGGCGAGAGTCGTTAcatatctctatcagagataatagacaccggTACGCCATGaggagatacaatcttatctacgtacaactgggctaatttgtcggagctatgagtctccttgatgggtaagaaatgtgctgacttagtcaatctatcaactataacccatatggtgtcatttccgtgccttgttttaggtaacttggttataaaatccatagttaccatttcccacttccaagtgggaagttctggctgttgtagcagacctgatggcttttgatgttcagctttaatctgagcacaagtcaagcacttagctacatgtgtggcaatagatttcttcaaacctatccaccaataactAGCCttcaaatcctgatacattttgtcacctCCAGGGTGAACTGAGTATTTGGAGTTGTGGACTTCCTGGAGGAttacatctcgaagtcctccatgaataggaacccaaattcttccattcattctgaggattccatccttgccaggTGCTAACTGctcagcagttacacctaacttttcGTTTGGAAGTTTAGCTTCAAAAACAACATCCTTCTATGCAGCTAATAGTCTTTCATTCAGACTATTctttaattcaatgctcttggcattgatcctgattggtttgactctttcctttcggcttagaGCATCGGCGACCACGTTCActttacctggatggtagcgtatctcgcaatcatagtcatttagagtctccatccaacgacgctgtctcatattgagctctttttgattgaacaagtgttggagacttttgtgatccgaatagattacacatttagttccatatagataatgtctccaaaacttaagtgcgaatacaacggcacccaattccaaatcatgagtggtgtaatttttttcatgcactttcagttgtcgtgatgcataggcaatcaccttgcctcgctgcataagtacacatcccatgccggtgtgtgaagcatcacaatatacgacaaactcttcaattccttcaggtaacgataAGACCGGAGCATTGCTCAAATTTTGCTTAAGAatctcaaaggattcttgttgctttggaccccaaacaaattttacattcttacgggtcaaagaagttaatggtgcagctattctcgagaagttctcaatgaatcttctataatatccagctaaacccagaaagctgcgaattctgtaggcgtcttcggtgcttcccaattcataaTGGCTTCTATTTTGCCGGGATcaacttggataccacgcttactaacaacatgtccaagaaattggacttcatgaagccagaactcgcacttggagaatttagcatacaacttCTCCTGTTGAAGCAATCCTAGGATACATCAAAGGTGCTTCTCGTGATCAACTTGGCTACGAGAATAgataagtatgtcgtctataacgacaatgacaaacttatctaagtatggtttgcagactctattcatgaggtccatgaatgctgctggtgcattagtgagcccaaaaggcatcactaagaactcaaaatgtccataccttgttctgaatgctgtcttaggcACATCTTCAGTTCTCACCttaagttgatgatatccagatctcaaatcaatcttcgagaaatagctcgccccttgtagttgatcaaataaatcatcgatcctgggcaaaggataacgattcttgattgtcaccttATTTAATTCgtggtaatcaatgcataagcacattgatccgtccttcttttttcacaaacagtattggggctccccaaggcgaagagctgggtTGAATAAAACCTTTCTATAGTAAGTCGTCGAGTTGAGTCCTAAGCTCTTTCATTTTCGTAGGTGCTAGACGATAAGGAGCTCTTGCAATGGGTGCAGATCCTGGTAGAATGTCTATcctgaactctacttgcctctcaggaggtaatccaggtaactcgtcAGGAAACATCAGAATACTCAGAGACgattg is from Helianthus annuus cultivar XRQ/B chromosome 9, HanXRQr2.0-SUNRISE, whole genome shotgun sequence and encodes:
- the LOC110876124 gene encoding leucine-rich repeat extensin-like protein 5, which gives rise to MPPRVRGRDKGPMRGGPSSAGPSHRRTPSASFSTSDSHDMWGQPFEPARHSVSLSSSPSFHPSFGPFAPVEPEHSHQSHHSHESYQSHHSLQSHSFHHSDSPYSPGQFNPADYVNDFLGYNPLGPEDHFSQEMEMDDDPDPEMQTGTPGHPISISSGSPFQGSPYNGPDSFQEKMATYDWFFTPSYHSSPAQPPLEDPQLQAVSPPPLPVEEPPQQPPQPPPEPPRRRRNARMSIRGGPRFSSPRGSSSYPPIPEDPQMGGPSNAAPEANPPQASYAPPLPPVGFDNPIPTYPGPFGYNPYENPTGYPSDYVSQDPYLSAAQYHHLYPSTYPPMHPAGYLGQGYQYPPYQPPPPQQLQQQQQTQEILERLDKVEHKTKKNKERHNSFMKGLANLIKGKKK